One stretch of Lucilia cuprina isolate Lc7/37 chromosome 6, ASM2204524v1, whole genome shotgun sequence DNA includes these proteins:
- the LOC111683219 gene encoding cathepsin L, which yields MRSVLALLLAFVALAQAVSLTDLSKEEWHTYKLEHRKNYANEVEERFRMKIFNENRHKIAKHNQLYAQGKVSYKLGLNKYADMLNHEFRETMNGYNNTLRKLMRTQSGLVGSTFITPAHVTIPKSVDWRQHGAVTGVKDQGHCGSCWAFSTTGALEGQHFRKTGVLVSLSEQNLVDCSTKYGNNGCNGGLMDNAFRYIKDNGGIDTEKSYPYEGIDDSCHFNKATVGATDTGFIDIPQGNEEKMMQAVATLGPVSVAIDASHESFQLYSEGVYDEPECDAENLDHGVLVVGYGTDENGMDYWLVKNSWGTTWGQDGYIKMARNKNNQCGIATASSYPTV from the exons TTGGAACATCGTAAAAACTATGCCAACGAGGTAGAGGAACGTTTCCGTATGaagattttcaatgaaaatcgCCATAAAATTGCCAAACACAATCAATTATATGCTCAAGGCAAAGTATCCTACAAGCTGGGCTTGAACAAATATGCCGATATGTTGAATCATGAATTCAGAGAAACCATGAATGGTTATAATAATACATTGCGTAAATTAATGCG TACTCAATCTGGTTTAGTGGGTTCCACTTTCATTACACCCGCTCATGTAACTATACCCAAGTCGGTAGATTGGCGTCAACATGGTGCCGTTACTGGTGTTAAGGATCAGGGTCATTGTGGTTCATGCTGGGCTTTCTCCACCACTGGTGCCTTAGAGGGTCAACATTTCCGTAAAACCGGTGTTTTGGTATCGTTGAGCGAACAAAATTTGGTCGATTGCTCTACCAAGTATGGCAACAATGGTTGCAATGGTGGCTTAATGGACAATGCCTTCCGTTATATTAAGGATAATGGTGGTATTGATACCGAAAAATCTTATCCTTATGAGGGAATCGATGATTCTTGCCACTTTAATAAGGCTACTGTGGGTGCCACCGATACCGGTTTCATTGATATACCCCAAGGTAATGAAGAGAAAATGATGCAAGCTGTTGCCACTTTGGGTCCCGTTTCCGTGGCCATCGATGCTTCACACGAATCTTTCCAATTGTACAGTGAAGGTGTTTACGATGAACCTGAATGTGATGCTGAAAACTTGGATCATGGTGTTTTGGTTGTAGGCTATGGCACCGATGAAAATGGCATGGACTATTGGTTGGTTAAGAACTCTTGGGGTACCACCTGGGGCCAAGATGGTTATATTAAAATGGCTCGTAATAAGAACAACCAATGTGGTATTGCTACTGCCTCCAGTTATCCTAcagtttaa
- the LOC111683215 gene encoding GPI mannosyltransferase 2: MSEKVTKLALASRVIVAVLQLITNTALPDHKNDVFRAPLADNNNNKRSWLDKTIDFTLGGFRHWDGEYFLHIAEYGYSYENTLAFYPLYPIIVEILAKMLHYLMDEFMCMRSCCLLMAVLLNVVLFCKAANILYVLTQRIFNDLNKSWNVVLLFCFNPASIFFSAAYSESLFCLLTFYIMLECCMEIRFVRSSLALALNIIARSNGLVNFGFPVYFLMRKYILKQTHFLANFLKLLACLLLALIPWTFFNFFAFRQFCYTDNAVNHTQAVLSYAREKQFVLAGQRLAQHSTWCDNILPFPYSYIQSHYWQVGFLKYYEFKQLPNFLLALPILSFLSWHCFVYLRHFIMKFITKYPLALLIKEYKTLPFVLHSTFLTLFCIFFVHIQISTRLLCSATPTLYWFAADYMPKSLDKLKLKSKAGLIFVWFAFYVIVGTLLFSNNLPWT, translated from the coding sequence ATGTCGGAGAAAGTTACTAAATTGGCTTTGGCCAGTCGTGTTATAGTAGCTGTCTTACAATTGATAACCAATACTGCTTTACCGGATCATAAAAATGATGTTTTTCGTGCTCCCTTAgccgacaacaacaacaacaaacgctCTTGGCtggacaaaactatagattttACTTTGGGCGGTTTTCGTCATTGGGATGGTgaatattttcttcatatagCCGAATATGGCTATAGCTATGAAAACACTTTAGCTTTTTATCCTCTCTATCCGATCATAGTGGAAATTTTGGCCAAAATGTTACATTATCTTATGGACGAATTTATGTGCATGCGCAGCTGTTGTTTACTCATGGCAGTTCTGCTTAATGTTGTGCTATTCTGTAAGGCAGCCAATATTTTGTATGTACTAACACAACGTATTTTCAATGATTTAAACAAAAGCTGGAATGtggtattattattttgttttaatcctGCCTCTATATTCTTTTCGGCAGCCTATTCCGaatctttattttgtttactaaCTTTCTATATAATGCTAGAGTGTTGTATGGAAATACGTTTTGTACGTTCCTCTTTGGCCTTGGCTTTAAATATTATCGCCAGATCTAATGGTTTGGTTAATTTTGGTTTTCCTGTTTACTTTCTTATgcgtaaatacattttaaaacaaacccATTTTTTGGCcaactttttgaaattattagcTTGTTTACTGTTGGCATTAATACCCtggacttttttcaatttttttgcttttcgtcAATTTTGTTATACTGATAATGCGGTAAACCATACCCAGGCCGTCTTATCCTATGCTCGAGAAAAACAATTTGTCTTGGCCGGCCAACGTTTAGCACAACATTCCACCTGGTGTGATAACATTTTACCCTTTCCCTATTCCTATATACAATCACACTACTGGCAGGtgggttttcttaaatattacgAATTTAAACAGCTGCCGAATTTCTTATTAGCTTTACCTATACTATCTTTCCTTAGTTGgcattgttttgtttatttaagacattttattatgaaatttattaccaaatatcCTCTTGCTCTTcttataaaagaatataaaacttTACCTTTTGTTTTACACTCTACctttttaactttgttttgtATATTCTTTGTTCACATACAAATTTCTACGCGTTTACTGTGTTCGGCTACTCCCACTTTATATTGGTTTGCCGCTGATTATATGCCCAAATCtttagataaattaaaattgaaatccaAGGCAGGTTTGATATTTGTTTGGTTTGCTTTTTATGTTATAGTGGGCACCTTACTGTTTAGCAATAATTTGCCCTGGACTTGA
- the LOC111683214 gene encoding probable phenylalanine--tRNA ligase, mitochondrial, with translation MLITLRLITQNTHYKLCNLSTTKKCIIKPAITRFLTTSSKLLATSAAKPQCTQLEINGQSYPVDNWSNVTPKILSYMGLNKHLQKDHPLSIIRQRIVNYFYQAYKTSRGNPLFSVYDKLNPVVTVQQNFDNLLIPADHVSRNKSDCYYINSQHLLRAHTTAHQVDLISSGLDNFLVVGEVYRRDEIDSTHYPVFHQLDAVRLVTKDKLFERTPELEIFEKDWRLSTGNKAQVIHSSSKCIDQSKQPCHTLEAVKLMEHELKQVLLGLAQDLFGSKIKYRWVDTYFPFTQPSWELEIYYKDNWLEVLGCGIMRHEILQQSGAQNSIGYAFGLGLERLAMVLFDIPDIRLFWSNDSGFLSQFSEKDLNKLAKYKPVSQYPQCKNDLSFWLPQGVDMENGFVANDFYDLVRSVAGDVVEQISLVDKFKHPKKGLTSVCFRIVYRHMERTLTQAEVNEIHKRIADACVEQFKVQIR, from the exons atgttaattactTTAAGATtaataacacaaaatacacattaCAAACTGTGCAAtttaagtacaacaaaaaaatgtattataaaaccAGCAATAACACGATTTTTAACAACTTCCTCAAAGTTACTGGCCACCAGTGCAGCTAAGCCGCAATGCACCCAATTGGAAATAAATGGTCAATCTTATCCGGTCGACAATTGGTCAAATGTTACGCCAAAAATCCTATCCTATATGGGTTTAAACAAACACTTGCAAAAGGATCATCCTTTGTCCATAATTAGACAACGTATTGTGAATTACTTCTATCAGGCTTATAAGACATCACGTGGAAATCCCCTATTTTCTGTGTACGATAAATTGAATCCGGTTGTAACGGTGCAGCAGAACTTTGACAATTTATTGATTCCTGCTGATCATGTTAGTCGCAACAAATCCGattgttattatataaatagcCAACATTTGCTGAGGGCTCACACTACCGCGCATCAAGTGGATTTGATATCCTCCGGTTTGGATAATTTTTTGGTGGTTGGAGAAGTCTATCGTAGAGACGAGATTGATAGTACCCATTATCCCGTATTCCATCAATTAGATGCGGTTCGTTTAGTAACCAAGGATAAGTTATTTGAGCGCACTCCCGAAttggaaatatttgaaaaagattGGCGTTTATCTACTGGCAATAAGGCACAAGTTATACACTCCTCCTCCAAGTGCATAGATCAATCCAAACAACCTTGCCATACTTTAGAGGCCGTAAAGCTTATGGAACATGAATTGAAACAAGTTTTATTGGGTCTAGCTCAAGATTTATTTGGTTCGAAAATTAAATATCGCTGGGTTGATACTTATTTCCCCTTTACACAACCTTCTTGGGAACTGGAAATCTATTATAAAGACAACTGGCTGGAGGTATTGGGTTGTGGCATAATGAGGCATGAAATTTTGCAGCAATCGGGAGCTCAAAATTCTATTGGCTATGCTTTTGGTTTGGGTCTCGAACGTTTGGCCATGGTTTTGTTTGATATACCCGATATACGTCTATTCTGGTCTAACGACTCGGGATTTTTATCACAATTTAgtgaaaaagatttaaataaattggcAAAATACAAACCCGTCTCACAATATCCACAATGTAAAAATGATTTATCCTTCTGGCTGCCACAGGGAGTAGATATGGAAAATGGTTTTGTAGCCaatgatttttatgatttagTAAGATCAGTAGCGGGTGATGTAGTAGAACAG ataaGTTTAGTGGATAAATTTAAACATCCTAAAAAAGGTTTAACCAGTGTTTGTTTCCGCATTGTTTACCGTCATATGGAACGTACTCTTACCCAAGCTGAAGTTAATGAAATACACAAACGTATAGCTGATGCCTGTGTGGAACAATTTAAGGTACAGATACGTTAA